The following proteins come from a genomic window of Methanosarcina sp. MTP4:
- the dnaK gene encoding molecular chaperone DnaK encodes MAKILGIDLGTTNSCMAVMEGGEAVVIPNAEGGRTTPSVVGFSKKGEKLVGQVAKRQAVSNPDNTVSSIKRHMGDANHMVSLHGKEYSPQEISAMILQKLRNDAEAYLGEDIKQAVITVPAYFNDAQRQATKDAGQIAGLEVLRIINEPTAASLAYGLDKGDVDQKILVYDLGGGTFDVSILELGGGVFEVKSTSGDTRLGGDDFDQRIINYLLTEFKKTEGIDLSKDKAVLQRLKDAAEKAKIELSGVASTNVNLPFLTVGPDGDPKHLDVDLTRAQFQKMTEDLLEKTLVSMRQALSDSKSTPSDIEKVILIGGATRMPAVVELVENFTGKKPYKNINPDEAVAVGAAIQAGVLGGEVKDVLLLDVSPLTLGIETLGGISTPLIERNTTIPTKKSQIFSTAADSQPSVEIHVLQGERGIAAENKTLGRFILDGIPPAPRGMPQIEVTFDIDANGILHVNAKDLGTGKEQSISIKKPGGLSDEEIDRMVRDAELHAEEDKKRKEDVETRNNAESLINASEKTLKEAEDMATEEQKTKINAAIEDLKKALEGEDMEDIKAKTEALQEAVYEVSALLYQKAQEAAAAQAQEAGEAGPSDAKGPEDTVVDADYEVVDDEKKA; translated from the coding sequence ATGGCGAAAATACTGGGCATAGACCTTGGTACAACCAACTCCTGTATGGCTGTGATGGAAGGCGGAGAAGCTGTTGTAATTCCCAACGCAGAAGGCGGTAGGACCACACCTTCGGTAGTCGGTTTTTCAAAGAAAGGGGAAAAGCTTGTAGGTCAGGTTGCAAAACGGCAGGCCGTTTCAAATCCCGACAACACGGTCAGCTCCATCAAAAGGCACATGGGAGATGCAAACCACATGGTGTCCCTTCATGGAAAGGAATACTCTCCGCAGGAAATTTCCGCAATGATCCTTCAGAAGCTCAGGAACGATGCCGAAGCTTACCTCGGGGAAGATATCAAGCAGGCTGTAATTACCGTTCCCGCTTATTTCAACGATGCCCAGAGGCAGGCCACAAAGGATGCAGGGCAGATTGCGGGTCTCGAAGTCTTAAGGATCATCAACGAACCTACGGCAGCTTCTCTCGCCTACGGGCTTGACAAAGGGGATGTGGACCAGAAAATCCTTGTCTACGACCTGGGCGGGGGAACCTTTGATGTTTCCATCCTTGAACTTGGGGGCGGGGTCTTCGAAGTCAAGTCAACCAGCGGAGACACCCGCCTTGGTGGAGATGACTTCGACCAGAGGATCATAAATTACCTGCTCACAGAGTTCAAGAAGACCGAAGGAATCGACCTCTCCAAAGATAAGGCCGTGCTCCAGCGCTTAAAGGACGCTGCAGAGAAGGCCAAGATAGAACTCTCCGGGGTTGCCAGCACCAATGTGAACCTTCCCTTCCTGACCGTAGGGCCGGACGGCGATCCCAAGCACCTGGACGTTGACCTGACAAGGGCACAGTTCCAGAAGATGACTGAAGACCTCCTGGAAAAGACTCTCGTGTCCATGCGTCAGGCCCTCAGTGATTCCAAATCTACTCCCAGCGACATTGAAAAGGTAATCCTCATCGGAGGGGCAACCAGAATGCCTGCTGTCGTCGAACTTGTAGAAAACTTCACTGGAAAGAAGCCTTACAAGAACATCAACCCTGACGAAGCCGTTGCCGTCGGAGCAGCTATTCAGGCAGGAGTGCTTGGCGGGGAGGTCAAGGATGTCCTTCTGCTCGACGTAAGTCCCCTTACCCTCGGTATCGAAACTCTCGGGGGTATTTCCACTCCGCTTATCGAGAGAAACACCACAATCCCAACAAAGAAGAGTCAGATTTTCTCAACTGCTGCTGACAGCCAGCCCTCTGTAGAAATCCACGTCCTGCAGGGAGAACGTGGGATTGCTGCCGAAAACAAGACTCTTGGCCGCTTTATTCTGGACGGTATACCCCCTGCTCCGAGAGGCATGCCCCAGATCGAAGTTACCTTTGACATTGATGCAAATGGGATCTTGCATGTGAATGCAAAGGACCTCGGGACTGGAAAAGAACAGTCCATCTCCATCAAGAAACCGGGCGGACTCTCCGATGAAGAGATCGACCGCATGGTCAGGGATGCGGAACTGCACGCCGAAGAGGATAAAAAGAGAAAAGAAGATGTCGAAACCCGTAACAATGCCGAAAGCCTGATCAACGCTTCGGAAAAGACCCTCAAAGAAGCCGAAGATATGGCGACGGAAGAGCAGAAGACAAAGATCAACGCTGCAATTGAGGACCTTAAGAAAGCCCTTGAAGGCGAAGATATGGAGGACATAAAGGCAAAGACCGAAGCCCTCCAGGAAGCCGTTTATGAGGTCTCCGCACTGCTCTACCAGAAGGCTCAGGAAGCGGCAGCTGCACAGGCGCAGGAAGCAGGCGAAGCAGGTCCTTCAGACGCGAAAGGTCCGGAGGACACGGTTGTTGACGCTGACTATGAAGTTGTCGACGACGAGAAGAAAGCGTAA
- the cofC gene encoding 2-phospho-L-lactate guanylyltransferase: MRAVIPYKKAGAKSRLSPVLSLGEREEFVGIMLDQVIASLEEAGIEKIDILSTSGYGLEGMEKARVLIDENGLNEALNLYLEQAGEPVLIAMADLPLLTPKHIKEIISTEKDVCIIPGKGGGTNALFIRNPSLYQVKYYGSSFLTHCSIATKACQSLEIYDSFLAGTDIDEPEDLVELLIHGNGPSKAYIDGKFRLEVSKGRVKLIPL, from the coding sequence ATGAGAGCCGTAATTCCCTATAAGAAAGCCGGTGCAAAATCCCGATTGTCCCCTGTCCTCAGCCTGGGGGAAAGGGAAGAGTTTGTCGGAATCATGCTGGACCAGGTCATAGCCTCCCTCGAAGAAGCCGGAATCGAAAAAATAGATATTCTCAGCACTTCGGGCTACGGGCTCGAAGGTATGGAAAAAGCCAGAGTGCTTATTGATGAAAATGGGCTGAACGAAGCCCTTAACCTTTATCTGGAACAGGCAGGAGAACCGGTTCTGATCGCAATGGCAGACCTTCCTCTGCTGACCCCCAAACATATAAAAGAGATAATCTCCACCGAAAAGGATGTCTGCATCATCCCGGGGAAGGGGGGAGGAACAAATGCCCTCTTTATCAGGAACCCTTCCCTCTACCAGGTGAAATACTACGGCTCAAGTTTCCTGACCCACTGTTCGATAGCTACCAAAGCCTGCCAGAGCCTGGAAATCTACGATTCCTTCCTCGCAGGCACGGATATAGACGAACCGGAAGACCTGGTAGAACTACTTATCCACGGAAATGGACCCTCAAAAGCCTACATAGACGGTAAGTTCAGGCTTGAAGTCAGCAAGGGAAGGGTCAAGCTCATTCCGCTTTGA
- a CDS encoding 4Fe-4S binding protein, whose protein sequence is MSIKVNRYKCGYCGTCVGVCPRGALELVETWLEVDESMCISCGMCDRICPVGAIEVMK, encoded by the coding sequence GTGAGCATAAAAGTAAACAGATACAAATGCGGATATTGTGGTACCTGTGTGGGAGTCTGCCCCAGAGGGGCACTCGAACTTGTAGAAACCTGGTTGGAAGTAGATGAAAGTATGTGCATTTCATGCGGGATGTGTGACCGTATTTGCCCTGTGGGGGCAATTGAGGTAATGAAATGA
- the cofH gene encoding 5-amino-6-(D-ribitylamino)uracil--L-tyrosine 4-hydroxyphenyl transferase CofH yields the protein MDSKKPTIPEDVIERAYRGKCTKEDAFTLLEGNPFELFTLADELRALAVGDVVTYVANRNIYITNKCLGTCGFCAYRTRDGYILSVEEILEKVAWAERAGAVEVCVQGGYTPEADMEFYLEIIESIKAEFPEMCIHALSPMEVNYAAGISGMSVEEALHKLKKSGLDSLTGTSAEILSDRVRKIICPSKINTQQWIDTITAAHKTGISTNATIMYGHVETLEERLDHVFTIREIQRETGGFTELIPMSFLPYNNRIGEKMLASGKFSSTGLEDLQLLAISRVILHTHVNNIQATWVKLGKKLAHVALHCGANDLGGTLMEDQISTASGGSNGEYVSPEEFEWMIKGAGRIPMQRDTLYRQVEPRQGSQGTVPSCKRAGIGSKE from the coding sequence ATGGACAGTAAAAAACCGACAATCCCCGAAGACGTCATTGAAAGGGCGTACCGGGGAAAATGTACAAAAGAAGATGCCTTTACCCTGCTTGAGGGAAATCCTTTCGAGCTTTTCACGCTTGCCGATGAATTACGCGCCCTTGCCGTGGGCGACGTGGTCACCTATGTAGCAAACAGGAACATTTACATCACAAACAAATGCTTAGGAACCTGTGGGTTTTGCGCTTACAGGACCCGGGACGGGTACATCCTGAGTGTCGAGGAAATCCTGGAAAAGGTCGCATGGGCCGAAAGGGCAGGAGCCGTGGAAGTCTGCGTGCAGGGAGGGTATACTCCAGAAGCGGACATGGAGTTCTATCTTGAGATCATAGAGTCCATAAAAGCCGAGTTTCCTGAGATGTGCATCCACGCCCTGTCCCCGATGGAAGTGAACTATGCGGCAGGGATTTCCGGCATGTCCGTGGAAGAAGCCCTTCACAAACTGAAAAAGAGCGGACTTGACTCCCTGACCGGGACCTCGGCTGAAATCCTTTCCGACCGGGTAAGAAAAATTATCTGTCCGAGCAAGATTAACACCCAGCAGTGGATAGACACCATAACTGCGGCCCACAAAACCGGGATTTCCACCAACGCAACCATCATGTACGGGCATGTTGAAACCCTGGAAGAGCGCCTTGACCACGTTTTTACGATCCGGGAGATCCAGCGGGAAACCGGCGGCTTTACCGAACTTATCCCGATGTCTTTTTTGCCTTACAATAACCGGATCGGGGAAAAAATGCTTGCGTCCGGGAAGTTCTCCAGCACCGGGCTTGAAGACCTGCAGCTCCTTGCGATTTCCAGGGTTATCCTGCACACCCATGTCAACAACATCCAGGCTACCTGGGTAAAACTCGGAAAAAAACTGGCACATGTAGCCCTCCACTGCGGGGCCAACGACCTTGGAGGGACCCTTATGGAAGACCAGATCTCCACAGCCTCCGGCGGCAGCAACGGGGAATATGTATCTCCTGAAGAGTTTGAGTGGATGATAAAAGGTGCAGGAAGAATCCCGATGCAGCGGGATACCCTTTACAGGCAGGTCGAACCCCGCCAGGGCAGCCAGGGAACAGTCCCGAGCTGCAAGAGAGCAGGAATAGGTAGCAAGGAATAA
- the dnaJ gene encoding molecular chaperone DnaJ, translating to MATKRDYYEILGVSKDASADEIKKIYRKLALQYHPDRNKDAGAEEKFKEISEAYAVLSDSEKRSQYDRFGHAGIDGQYSAEDIFRGADFGGFGDIFEMFFGGGRRGPRGPRRGSDLQYDLYVTFEEAAFGVRKDIDIPRTENCSVCSGTGAKEGTSPKRCPTCGGTGQVRTTHSTFGMQFVSTTACSTCHGRGQIIEFPCPECGGSGRVRKRRKLTVNVPAGADSGLGLRLSGEGEAGEPGAPTGDLYVVIHVMEHRYFKRVDYDVISELSISFPQAALGADVMVETLHGKVKMNIPAGTQTHSVFRLKGKGIQHLHGHGKGDQLVRVVIKTPTKLSKEQKELLEQFEYLGKGKKPADARSKSEKGETGKEKKSKGIFEKVKDALEG from the coding sequence ATGGCCACTAAACGTGATTATTACGAAATTCTCGGAGTCTCGAAAGACGCCTCAGCGGATGAAATTAAGAAAATCTATCGGAAGCTTGCCCTGCAGTATCATCCTGACAGGAATAAGGACGCAGGGGCTGAGGAAAAATTCAAGGAAATCTCCGAAGCGTATGCCGTTCTTTCCGACTCTGAAAAGCGTTCTCAGTACGACCGCTTCGGGCATGCCGGAATTGATGGGCAGTACTCGGCAGAGGACATCTTCCGGGGTGCGGACTTCGGAGGCTTCGGGGATATTTTCGAGATGTTCTTTGGCGGAGGCAGGCGGGGACCCAGGGGTCCCAGGAGAGGTTCTGATCTCCAGTACGACCTCTACGTAACTTTTGAAGAGGCCGCTTTCGGGGTCCGGAAGGATATCGATATCCCCCGGACTGAAAACTGTTCCGTCTGTTCCGGGACCGGAGCCAAGGAAGGTACGAGCCCAAAACGCTGTCCCACCTGTGGGGGCACCGGGCAGGTACGCACCACCCATTCGACTTTCGGTATGCAGTTCGTAAGCACCACGGCCTGCAGCACCTGCCACGGTAGGGGCCAGATCATTGAGTTTCCCTGTCCCGAGTGCGGTGGCTCCGGAAGGGTCAGGAAACGGAGAAAGCTTACTGTAAATGTTCCTGCAGGGGCTGATTCGGGCCTTGGCCTTCGCCTTAGCGGGGAAGGGGAAGCAGGAGAGCCGGGGGCGCCAACCGGAGACCTCTATGTCGTTATTCATGTGATGGAGCACAGGTACTTCAAACGGGTGGATTACGATGTCATATCCGAACTTTCCATCTCTTTCCCGCAGGCTGCCCTGGGGGCTGACGTAATGGTTGAAACCCTGCACGGAAAGGTAAAGATGAACATCCCTGCGGGGACTCAAACCCACTCTGTTTTCCGGCTCAAGGGTAAGGGCATCCAGCACCTGCACGGGCATGGGAAAGGAGACCAGCTTGTCAGGGTTGTTATCAAGACGCCTACAAAGCTGAGCAAAGAGCAAAAAGAGTTGCTCGAGCAGTTTGAATACCTTGGGAAGGGTAAGAAACCAGCAGATGCCAGGAGTAAAAGCGAAAAGGGCGAGACAGGAAAGGAAAAGAAGAGCAAAGGTATTTTTGAAAAAGTAAAGGATGCCCTTGAAGGCTGA
- the trkA gene encoding Trk system potassium transporter TrkA, with protein MKAVIIGAGEVGYHIAKALSLTNDVIVIEKDEDALKRADGLDVQVVEGNGANADVLANVLPDADILVAVTGVDEVNIVACMTAKLIIRARPGWRESKTIARVSNPDYIDMPVTSRAQVGVDLMICPELALASEVAEVLASPSAIDAEMFAEGKVQMMEFAIRPENRLVGKQMQDLRLADCCIVSAVFRDNEIIIPHGNDIIKANDHMVIIGKPQAMESLGSVFGGEVTHRNRILVIGCGIVGFYLCKILDRDENSDLKIIENRKSRCIEVAEMLEKALVLNGDGTDVGLLREENIEDMDVVVAVTDSDEKNLLCSLLAKQLGAKKVIARSDRSDYVPLFEMVGIDMAVSPREATVNEVLKLTMGRGIETLATLEGEKAEIIEYTTSRDSKIVGKALNKVKFPKGAIITMVVHNDDIVVPRGDFVVREGDRVIIFALSSTVQLVEKFFR; from the coding sequence ATGAAAGCGGTAATAATCGGCGCAGGTGAAGTTGGTTATCATATTGCAAAGGCTCTTTCCCTCACAAACGACGTAATCGTAATCGAAAAAGACGAAGATGCCCTGAAAAGGGCAGATGGACTTGACGTGCAGGTTGTGGAAGGAAACGGTGCGAATGCCGACGTTCTTGCTAATGTGCTTCCGGACGCAGACATTCTGGTTGCTGTTACGGGGGTCGATGAAGTAAACATTGTAGCCTGCATGACAGCCAAACTGATTATCAGGGCCAGGCCCGGGTGGAGGGAATCAAAGACCATCGCCAGGGTTAGCAACCCCGATTACATTGATATGCCAGTGACCTCCAGGGCCCAGGTAGGGGTTGATCTTATGATCTGTCCCGAACTTGCCCTTGCTTCCGAGGTTGCAGAGGTACTGGCAAGTCCTTCAGCTATCGATGCTGAAATGTTCGCGGAGGGAAAAGTCCAGATGATGGAGTTCGCCATAAGACCTGAAAACAGGCTTGTTGGCAAGCAGATGCAGGATCTCAGGCTTGCAGACTGCTGCATCGTTAGCGCAGTCTTTCGGGACAATGAGATTATTATCCCTCACGGGAACGATATCATCAAGGCAAACGACCATATGGTGATCATAGGCAAGCCACAGGCCATGGAATCCCTCGGCAGTGTTTTTGGAGGTGAGGTCACTCACAGGAATAGAATTCTTGTTATTGGCTGTGGGATTGTTGGCTTCTATCTATGCAAAATACTTGATAGAGATGAGAATTCGGACCTCAAGATCATTGAGAACCGGAAAAGTCGCTGCATCGAAGTTGCGGAGATGCTGGAAAAGGCCCTGGTCCTGAACGGGGACGGTACGGATGTCGGTCTCCTCAGGGAAGAAAATATCGAGGACATGGACGTTGTCGTTGCGGTTACGGACAGCGATGAGAAAAACCTTCTCTGCTCCCTCCTTGCAAAACAGCTCGGGGCGAAGAAAGTGATTGCCAGGTCTGACCGCTCGGACTATGTGCCCCTTTTTGAGATGGTGGGCATCGACATGGCGGTGAGCCCCAGAGAGGCAACCGTAAATGAAGTCCTGAAACTTACTATGGGTAGGGGTATCGAGACCCTTGCTACCCTTGAAGGGGAAAAAGCGGAAATTATTGAGTATACCACTTCAAGGGACTCAAAGATTGTAGGAAAAGCCCTCAACAAGGTTAAGTTCCCCAAGGGCGCGATCATCACCATGGTGGTCCATAATGATGATATCGTTGTCCCTAGAGGGGATTTTGTGGTCAGGGAAGGTGATAGGGTGATTATCTTTGCTCTATCTTCCACGGTTCAGCTTGTGGAGAAATTTTTCAGGTAA
- a CDS encoding digeranylgeranylglycerophospholipid reductase, producing MKDRYDVIVVGAGPAGSIAAKTAAEKGLDVLLIEKRQEIGDPVRCAEGASKIYLKNHVEIDKKWICADLKGSRIYAPDGTLIEMAEEISGGEVGYVLERKIFDRALAEKAAEAGAEVRVKTRATDLIIEDGFVKGARLMHLGEKYEVRADIVIGADGVESKVGRWAGIDTALKPADIETCAQYLMAGLDIDQEYCEFYIGGELAPGGYAWIFPKGKGKANVGIGLLGSKTGKFKPRPIDYLNEFVEKRFPGGRIIEMVLGGVPVSGSIEKTSTNGLLLVGDAARQSDPITGGGIINAMDAGKIAGEAAYKAISAGDVSEEMLEEAYEKRWRATVGHEINMSLIVKNCFINLDDEALNSLAHSLKDVKFERMLLLDLLYALFKANKKLLWDLRVLFKDAAKEVAKNKL from the coding sequence ATGAAAGACCGGTACGATGTCATAGTGGTCGGAGCTGGCCCTGCGGGCTCCATTGCCGCGAAAACTGCGGCAGAGAAAGGACTTGACGTACTTTTGATTGAAAAGCGCCAGGAAATCGGAGACCCTGTACGCTGCGCCGAGGGTGCGAGCAAGATATACCTCAAGAATCACGTGGAGATTGACAAAAAGTGGATCTGTGCCGACCTGAAAGGCTCCAGAATTTACGCACCGGACGGCACATTGATAGAAATGGCAGAAGAAATCTCCGGGGGGGAAGTCGGCTATGTTCTCGAAAGGAAGATTTTTGACAGGGCCCTTGCGGAAAAAGCAGCAGAAGCGGGGGCAGAGGTAAGAGTCAAGACAAGAGCCACGGACCTTATCATTGAAGACGGCTTTGTGAAAGGGGCCAGGCTCATGCACCTCGGGGAAAAGTATGAGGTAAGGGCAGACATCGTCATCGGAGCCGACGGGGTTGAGTCCAAGGTAGGAAGGTGGGCCGGGATCGACACCGCCCTGAAACCCGCTGACATTGAAACCTGCGCCCAGTACCTGATGGCAGGGCTGGACATTGACCAGGAATACTGTGAGTTTTATATAGGGGGAGAACTCGCTCCGGGGGGTTATGCCTGGATCTTCCCGAAAGGAAAAGGAAAAGCCAACGTAGGGATCGGCCTTCTCGGAAGTAAGACAGGAAAGTTCAAACCAAGACCCATCGATTATCTCAATGAATTTGTGGAGAAACGCTTCCCTGGAGGCAGGATTATCGAAATGGTTTTAGGAGGGGTCCCGGTCTCAGGAAGCATTGAAAAAACCTCAACAAACGGACTCCTACTTGTAGGAGATGCCGCCCGCCAGTCCGACCCTATCACGGGCGGCGGAATCATCAATGCCATGGACGCCGGGAAAATCGCAGGAGAAGCAGCTTACAAAGCCATCTCCGCAGGAGACGTCTCAGAGGAAATGCTTGAAGAAGCCTATGAAAAGCGATGGAGAGCTACCGTGGGCCACGAGATCAACATGAGCCTAATCGTCAAGAACTGCTTCATCAATCTGGACGACGAAGCCCTGAACTCCCTTGCCCATTCCCTCAAGGACGTGAAGTTCGAGAGAATGCTCCTTCTGGACCTGCTCTACGCCCTCTTCAAAGCCAACAAGAAACTGCTCTGGGACCTCAGGGTACTTTTCAAAGATGCGGCAAAAGAAGTGGCGAAAAATAAACTCTGA
- the cofH gene encoding 5-amino-6-(D-ribitylamino)uracil--L-tyrosine 4-hydroxyphenyl transferase CofH: MDSRIPDDLIERAYQGKNTKEDASLLLQTPPFELFRFADELRAFAVGDEVTYVVNRNINFTSRCVGTCGFCAFRDNKGYILSLEKILARVKEAASAKATEVCIQGGLLPDVGLDFYQGIVEAIKAEWPEMHVHAFSPMEVYHAAHISGITVKEALSRLKKSGLDTMPGTAAEILSDRVREIICPAKLKTGEWVEVVRQAHATGIPTTATMMYGHVETPEERIEHILTIREIQRETGGITEFVPLPFMPYNNPIGEKMIREGRYATPGTEDLKIYAISRILLHTHVENIQTSWVKLGKKLAQFALHCGANDLGGTLMEESISKSAGANNGELISAEELEWMIHGAGRVPKERNTLYRGVNKLAASGRKKAAGYGTLQ, translated from the coding sequence ATGGACAGCAGAATCCCAGATGACCTCATCGAACGTGCATATCAGGGAAAGAACACGAAAGAAGACGCAAGCCTGCTCCTGCAGACTCCGCCTTTCGAACTGTTCAGGTTTGCGGACGAGCTCCGCGCCTTTGCCGTGGGAGACGAGGTCACATATGTTGTGAACAGGAACATCAATTTCACCAGCCGCTGCGTTGGAACCTGCGGGTTCTGCGCATTCAGGGACAATAAGGGCTACATCCTGAGCCTTGAAAAAATCCTTGCCAGGGTAAAGGAAGCAGCCAGTGCAAAAGCCACTGAAGTCTGCATCCAGGGAGGGCTTTTGCCTGATGTGGGCCTGGACTTTTATCAGGGAATAGTCGAGGCCATAAAAGCCGAATGGCCGGAAATGCACGTCCATGCCTTTTCCCCCATGGAAGTCTACCATGCCGCCCACATCAGCGGAATCACTGTAAAAGAAGCCCTTTCCAGGCTCAAGAAAAGCGGACTTGACACCATGCCCGGGACGGCTGCTGAAATCCTTTCCGACCGCGTACGGGAAATCATCTGTCCTGCGAAACTCAAGACAGGAGAATGGGTTGAAGTGGTCAGGCAGGCCCATGCCACAGGGATTCCCACAACCGCAACCATGATGTACGGGCATGTTGAGACCCCGGAAGAGAGGATAGAACATATCCTAACGATCCGGGAAATCCAGAGGGAAACCGGCGGCATTACCGAATTCGTGCCCCTGCCGTTCATGCCCTACAACAACCCTATAGGGGAAAAAATGATCCGGGAAGGCAGGTACGCCACCCCCGGAACGGAAGACCTGAAAATTTACGCAATCTCCAGAATCCTTCTCCATACCCATGTCGAGAACATCCAGACAAGCTGGGTGAAGCTCGGGAAAAAACTTGCCCAGTTTGCCCTCCACTGCGGAGCCAACGACCTGGGAGGTACCCTGATGGAAGAGAGCATTTCAAAGTCAGCAGGGGCGAATAACGGAGAACTCATTTCGGCTGAAGAACTGGAATGGATGATCCACGGGGCCGGCAGGGTCCCTAAAGAGAGGAATACCCTTTACAGGGGAGTGAATAAGCTGGCAGCCTCCGGTCGCAAAAAAGCGGCTGGGTATGGAACGCTCCAGTGA
- a CDS encoding TrkH family potassium uptake protein — translation MNFKIVFYVLGGLLRLLGILMIIPLAVAYYYDESLVPFLIAILITAVTGLFLLTYKTEGEWLRKEGFAIVGLGWLAAAIFGAIPFVLDGISPLNALFESMSAFTTTGSTILVDIESHSRSILFWRSMMQWLGGMGIIVLFIAILPKLGVAGRQLFRAEAPGPTEDKLKPRIRETAKILWMVYMVISVLEVVALLLAGMSLYDSVTHTFTTMACGGFSPYGTSIEAFNSPLVEFIITFFMFVAGANFALHYRAIYVDKNFLFKDDEFRFYTALTLGATGLLTLLLWRDLGTGLVDSFRFAIFQVVSIMTTTGFATTDFNLWPESGKMILLMVMFVGGCAGSTGGGIKVVRILMLLRHGRAELFKTMHPRAVRGIKFNNKTVPEEVVNSIVSFVVIYLLVFFSGALILSVLGMDIMTSVTASIATLGNIGPGLSIVGPMGTFDSIPAVGKLVLIANMWIGRLEVYTVILLFTPEFWNK, via the coding sequence ATGAATTTTAAGATTGTTTTTTATGTTCTTGGCGGTTTGCTCCGGCTCCTGGGGATACTTATGATCATCCCGCTGGCTGTTGCATATTATTATGATGAATCTCTGGTCCCTTTCCTGATTGCAATTTTGATAACGGCCGTTACCGGGCTTTTCCTGCTTACTTACAAAACAGAGGGGGAATGGCTGCGAAAGGAAGGTTTTGCGATCGTTGGCCTGGGCTGGCTTGCAGCTGCTATATTCGGGGCGATCCCCTTCGTCCTGGATGGGATTTCTCCCTTAAACGCCCTTTTCGAGTCCATGTCGGCGTTTACGACTACAGGTTCTACCATCCTCGTGGATATTGAAAGCCATTCCAGGAGCATCCTCTTCTGGAGGTCCATGATGCAGTGGCTTGGCGGCATGGGCATCATCGTTTTGTTTATTGCTATTCTGCCCAAACTCGGGGTTGCCGGAAGGCAGCTTTTCCGTGCTGAGGCTCCGGGCCCCACCGAGGATAAGCTCAAGCCCCGGATCCGGGAAACAGCAAAGATCCTCTGGATGGTCTATATGGTAATTTCGGTCCTGGAGGTCGTTGCCCTCCTCCTGGCCGGAATGTCCCTCTATGACTCTGTAACCCATACTTTCACCACCATGGCCTGCGGAGGCTTTTCTCCCTACGGGACAAGTATCGAGGCTTTCAACAGCCCCCTCGTGGAGTTCATAATCACCTTTTTTATGTTCGTTGCAGGCGCTAACTTTGCCCTCCACTACAGGGCTATTTACGTGGACAAGAACTTCCTTTTCAAAGACGACGAGTTCCGTTTTTATACTGCTCTCACCCTTGGGGCAACCGGGCTTTTGACCCTCTTGCTCTGGCGGGACCTTGGGACAGGCCTTGTTGATTCCTTCAGGTTTGCCATCTTCCAGGTGGTATCCATCATGACCACCACAGGGTTTGCCACAACGGACTTCAATCTCTGGCCCGAATCCGGGAAAATGATCCTCCTTATGGTCATGTTCGTAGGCGGTTGTGCAGGTTCTACAGGTGGAGGCATCAAGGTCGTGCGCATCCTAATGCTGCTCAGGCACGGGCGTGCGGAACTCTTCAAGACAATGCACCCTCGGGCTGTCCGGGGCATCAAGTTCAACAACAAAACCGTGCCTGAAGAAGTTGTAAACTCCATCGTCTCGTTTGTTGTGATCTATCTCCTGGTCTTCTTTTCGGGAGCCCTCATCCTTTCGGTGCTAGGCATGGACATAATGACCTCGGTAACGGCTTCCATCGCAACTCTGGGAAACATCGGCCCCGGCTTGAGTATAGTGGGCCCCATGGGCACCTTTGACTCCATCCCCGCTGTCGGGAAGCTGGTCCTTATCGCAAACATGTGGATCGGAAGGCTTGAAGTTTACACCGTCATCCTGCTCTTTACGCCGGAGTTCTGGAACAAGTGA